A part of Arachis hypogaea cultivar Tifrunner chromosome 12, arahy.Tifrunner.gnm2.J5K5, whole genome shotgun sequence genomic DNA contains:
- the LOC112729490 gene encoding uncharacterized protein: MVESYLCLMLSGKIHGIDLSKLVPIDEEVEVVEDHYYSEEYWEWSRPPPPPLPPPSSFDFTMDLPAWDMQLFSLDSKIFLVGGSDDNNQPCYQIYEFQCHVAAAAAADDGGNKKTELNPCESISKVPAYIDFYNSHIACVSGEAYFLTFNDEEWCFWVLRSCGGEWERLPLNTLLETQDSLRVYHGCQIQRSQWLYYDKRLFLPSWVQDYNNSERVLCCFDIQTRQWTMEEFDCFTSFHLCLNDEDGRPLLPCLLVSTVIGLEDYTNYSVMLSYSLSKSKRDACFTAENYPSRILAITKIFAMLVNRNGVCVYQRISTYLLFKKIKPYFTSVKEIFFVDLGEGKTCAMLFGFALQDGTKKVKNIVLCVSIFTLTLKDEFDITTANHVESWNQEQRFLSVRVLSSHVYTIKENLEAMDYDADIQQVFVCPPP, translated from the exons ATGGTGGAAAGTTATCTTTGCTTGATGCTGAGTGGAAAGATTCATGGCATTGACCTGAGCAAATTGGTACCCATAGACGAAGAGGTCGAGGTCGTGGAAGATCACTACTACTCGGAGGAGTATTGGGAATGGAGCAGGCCGCCGCCTCCTCCACTACCACCACCTTCGTCCTTCGATTTCACAATGGATCTTCCAGCTTGGGACATGCAATTATTCTCTTTGGATTCTAAGATTTTTTTAGTTGGTGGCTCCGACGACAACAACCAACCTTGCTACCAAATCTACGAATTTCAATGCCATGTCgctgccgccgccgccgccgacgACGGCGGGAATAAAAAGACAGAGTTAAATCCGTGCGAGTCAATTTCAAAGGTGCCGGCATACATTGACTTTTATAATTCCCATATTGCTTGCGTTTCCGGTGAAGCTTACTTTCTTACATTCAACGACGAAGAATGGTGTTTTTGGGTTCTCCGGAGTTGTGGCGGCGAGTGGGAACGCTTGCCGCTTAATACTCTCCTGGAGACTCAAGATTCCTTGCGTGTTTACCATGGTTGCCAGATTCAAAGGTCACAATGGCTCTATTACGACAAAAGGCTATTTCTTCCTTCATGGGTTCAAGATTATAATAATTCCGAACGTGTTTTGTGTTGTTTCGACATACAAACTCGGCAATGGACAATGGAAGAATTTGACTGCTTCACTTCTTTCCATTTATGTTTAAACGATGAAGATGGACGGCCATTGCTGCCCTGTCTATTAGTGTCCACTGTTATAG GTCTTGAAGACTACACGAACTATAGTGTGATGCTTTCATACTCACTCTCAAAGTCGAAAAGAGATGCATGTTTCACTGCTGAAAATTATCCATCACGAATACTCGCGATAACGAAGATATTTGCTATGTTGGTAAATCGAAATGGAGTCTGTGTCTATCAAAGAATCAGCACTTAccttttatttaagaaaatcaaACCCTATTTTACGAGTGTAAAAGAAATTTTCTTTGTTGATCTTGGCGAAGGCAAAACGTGTGCCATGCTCTTTGGCTTTGCACTTCAAGATGGAACCAAGAAAGTCAAAAACATCGTCCTTTGCGTTTCGATCTTTACTCTTACCTTAAAGGATGAGTTCGACATCACTACTGCTAATCATGTTGAATCCTGGAATCAGGAGCAAAGATTCTTATCTGTTCGTGTTCTGAGCAGTCATGTCTACACCATTAAAGAGAACTTGGAAGCCATGGATTATGATGCTGACATTCAACAAGTCTTTGTTTGTCCCCCACCATGA
- the LOC112728863 gene encoding 1,4-alpha-glucan-branching enzyme 1, chloroplastic/amyloplastic isoform X1 encodes MERDEVVKIKITPPPPGCGKKIYEIDPLLLTHRDHLDFRFGRYLRLREDIDKHEGGLDSFSRGHEKFGFRQSVTGITYREWAPGAKSAALIGDFNNWNPNAAVMTRNEFGVWEIFLPNNADGSPPIAHGSRVKIRMNTQSGMKDSIPAWIKYCVQAKGEIPYNGIYYDPPDEERYVFKHPQPKKPKSLRIYESHVGMSSPEPKINTYANFRDDVLPRIKRLGYNAVQIMAIQEHSYYSSFGYHVTNFFAPSSRFGTPEELKSLIDRAHELGLLVLMDIVHSHASNNTLDGLNKFDGTDSHYFHPGSRGHHPIWDSRLFNYGSWEVLRFLLSNARWWLEEYKFDGFRFDGVTSMMYTHHGLQASFTGDYSEYFGYSTDVDAVVYLMLVNDIIHGLFPEAVTLGEDVSGMPALCIPTQDGGVGFDYRLHMAIADKWIELLKKKDEEWKMGDIIHTLTNRRWSEKCVAYAESHDQALVGDKTIAFWLMDKDMYDFMALEGPSTPVIDRGIALHKMIRLITMSLGGEGYLNFMGNEFGHPEWIDFPREAQHRPDGTVIPGNNNSFDKCRRRFDLGDAEYLRYRGMQEFDKAMQHLEERFEFMTSKHQYISRKNEGDKIIVFEKGNLVFVFNFHWTNSYSDYRVGCSKAGKYKIVLDSDDPLFGGFNRLNHTAEYFASEGWYDDRPCSYLVYTPSRTGVVYAFADG; translated from the exons atggaaagagatgaagtagTTAAAATTAAGATCACCCCTCCTCCACCTGGCTGTGGGAAGAAAATCTATGAAATTGATCCACTTTTGCTCACTCACCGCGACCATCTTGATTTCCG TTTCGGACGATACTTAAGATTGCGAGAGGATATTGACAAGCATGAAGGTGGCCTAGATTCATTTTCTCGCGGCCATGAAAAATTTGGCTTTAGGCAGAG TGTCACAGGAATTACTTATAGAGAATGGGCACCAGGAgctaag TCAGCAGCATTAATTGGAGACTTCAACAATTGGAATCCAAATGCTGCTGTAATGACTCGG AATGAATTTGGTGTGTGGGAGATCTTCTTGCCAAACAACGCAGATGGTTCGCCACCAATTGCTCATGGATCTCGAGTCAAG ATTCGCATGAATACTCAATCCGGCATGAAGGACTCTATTCCTGCTTGGATAAAGTATTGTGTACAAGCCAAAGGTGAAATTCCATATAATGGTATATACTATGATCCACCAGATGAG GAAAGATATGTCTTCAAGCATCCACAGCCAAAGAAACCAAAATCACTTAGGATTTACGAGTCACACGTTGGAATGAGTAGTCCG GAACCTAAAATCAACACATATGCCAATTTTAGAGACGATGTACTACCTCGGATTAAAAGGCTGGGTTATAATGCTGTCCAGATTATGGCTATCCAAGAACATTCTTATTATTCTAGTTTCGG CTATCATGTTACAAATTTCTTTGCACCTAGCAGCCGTTTTGGAACTCCTGAAGAACTCAAGTCTTTGATAGACAGAGCACATGAACTAGGCCTGCTTGTTCTAATGGATATTGTACATAG CCATGCATCAAACAACACATTGGATGGACTGAACAAGTTTGATGGAACTGACAGTCATTACTTTCATCCCGGGTCACGAGGTCATCATCCGATATGGGATTCTCGCCTTTTTAACTATGGAAGCTGGGAA GTGCTAAGGTTTCTACTTTCAAATGCAAGATGGTGGCTAGAAGAATACAAGTTTGATGGGTTTCGATTCGACGGTGTCACATCAATGATGTACACTCATCATGGATTGCAG GCGTCTTTTACAGGAGATTACAGTGAGTATTTCGGATATTCAACTGATGTTGATGCTGTAGTTTACTTGATGCTGGTTAATGATATTATCCATGGACTCTTCCCTGAGGCCGTTACGCTTGGCGAAGAT GTAAGTGGAATGCCAGCACTCTGCATTCCTACTCAAGATGGAGGAGTTGGATTCGATTATCGGCTACACATGGCGATTGCTGACAAATGGATTGAGCTTCTCAA GAAGAAAGATGAAGAGTGGAAAATGGGTGATATCATTCACACACTCACAAACAGAAGGTGGTCCGAAAAATGTGTAGCTTATGCAGAGAGTCATGACCAAGCCTTGGTTGGAGACAAGACGATCGCTTTTTGGTTGATGGACAAG GATATGTATGACTTTATGGCTTTGGAGGGACCATCTACGCCGGTTATAGATCGCGGCATTGCGTTACACAAAATGATTAGGCTTATTACAATGAGCCTTGGTGGTGAAGGATACTTGAACTTTATGGGGAATGAATTTGGCCACCCTG AGTGGATTGATTTTCCAAGGGAAGCTCAACATCGTCCTGATGGAACCGTGATTCCTGGGAACAACAACAGTTTTGATAAATGCAGGCGAAGATTTGACTTG GGGGATGCAGAATATCTAAGATACCGGGGGATGCAAGAATTTGACAAGGCCATGCAGCATCTTGAAGAAAGATTTGAG TTCATGACATCGAAGCACCAATATATATCGCGAAAAAATGAAGGCGACAAGATCATAGTATTCGAAAAGGGTAACCTTGTCTTTGTCTTCAATTTTCATTGGACCAACAGCTATTCAGATTATAGAGTTGGATGCTCAAAGGCAGGGAAATACAAG ATTGTGTTGGATTCAGATGATCCCTTGTTTGGTGGATTCAATAGGCTCAATCACACTGCTGAATATTTTGCTTCT GAAGGATGGTACGACGACCGACCTTGTTCCTATCTAGTGTATACACCTTCTAGAACAGGAGTGGTGTATGCTTTTGCAGATGGATAA
- the LOC112728863 gene encoding 1,4-alpha-glucan-branching enzyme 1, chloroplastic/amyloplastic isoform X2 has translation MERDEVVKIKITPPPPGCGKKIYEIDPLLLTHRDHLDFRFGRYLRLREDIDKHEGGLDSFSRGHEKFGFRQSVTGITYREWAPGAKSAALIGDFNNWNPNAAVMTRNEFGVWEIFLPNNADGSPPIAHGSRVKIRMNTQSGMKDSIPAWIKYCVQAKGEIPYNGIYYDPPDEERYVFKHPQPKKPKSLRIYESHVGMSSPEPKINTYANFRDDVLPRIKRLGYNAVQIMAIQEHSYYSSFGYHVTNFFAPSSRFGTPEELKSLIDRAHELGLLVLMDIVHSHASNNTLDGLNKFDGTDSHYFHPGSRGHHPIWDSRLFNYGSWEVLRFLLSNARWWLEEYKFDGFRFDGVTSMMYTHHGLQASFTGDYSEYFGYSTDVDAVVYLMLVNDIIHGLFPEAVTLGEDVSGMPALCIPTQDGGVGFDYRLHMAIADKWIELLKKKDEEWKMGDIIHTLTNRRWSEKCVAYAESHDQALVGDKTIAFWLMDKDMYDFMALEGPSTPVIDRGIALHKMIRLITMSLGGEGYLNFMGNEFGHPEWIDFPREAQHRPDGTVIPGNNNSFDKCRRRFDLGDAEYLRYRGMQEFDKAMQHLEERFEFMTSKHQYISRKNEGDKIIVFEKGNLVFVFNFHWTNSYSDYRVGCSKAGKYKMIPCLVDSIGSITLLNILLLKDGTTTDLVPI, from the exons atggaaagagatgaagtagTTAAAATTAAGATCACCCCTCCTCCACCTGGCTGTGGGAAGAAAATCTATGAAATTGATCCACTTTTGCTCACTCACCGCGACCATCTTGATTTCCG TTTCGGACGATACTTAAGATTGCGAGAGGATATTGACAAGCATGAAGGTGGCCTAGATTCATTTTCTCGCGGCCATGAAAAATTTGGCTTTAGGCAGAG TGTCACAGGAATTACTTATAGAGAATGGGCACCAGGAgctaag TCAGCAGCATTAATTGGAGACTTCAACAATTGGAATCCAAATGCTGCTGTAATGACTCGG AATGAATTTGGTGTGTGGGAGATCTTCTTGCCAAACAACGCAGATGGTTCGCCACCAATTGCTCATGGATCTCGAGTCAAG ATTCGCATGAATACTCAATCCGGCATGAAGGACTCTATTCCTGCTTGGATAAAGTATTGTGTACAAGCCAAAGGTGAAATTCCATATAATGGTATATACTATGATCCACCAGATGAG GAAAGATATGTCTTCAAGCATCCACAGCCAAAGAAACCAAAATCACTTAGGATTTACGAGTCACACGTTGGAATGAGTAGTCCG GAACCTAAAATCAACACATATGCCAATTTTAGAGACGATGTACTACCTCGGATTAAAAGGCTGGGTTATAATGCTGTCCAGATTATGGCTATCCAAGAACATTCTTATTATTCTAGTTTCGG CTATCATGTTACAAATTTCTTTGCACCTAGCAGCCGTTTTGGAACTCCTGAAGAACTCAAGTCTTTGATAGACAGAGCACATGAACTAGGCCTGCTTGTTCTAATGGATATTGTACATAG CCATGCATCAAACAACACATTGGATGGACTGAACAAGTTTGATGGAACTGACAGTCATTACTTTCATCCCGGGTCACGAGGTCATCATCCGATATGGGATTCTCGCCTTTTTAACTATGGAAGCTGGGAA GTGCTAAGGTTTCTACTTTCAAATGCAAGATGGTGGCTAGAAGAATACAAGTTTGATGGGTTTCGATTCGACGGTGTCACATCAATGATGTACACTCATCATGGATTGCAG GCGTCTTTTACAGGAGATTACAGTGAGTATTTCGGATATTCAACTGATGTTGATGCTGTAGTTTACTTGATGCTGGTTAATGATATTATCCATGGACTCTTCCCTGAGGCCGTTACGCTTGGCGAAGAT GTAAGTGGAATGCCAGCACTCTGCATTCCTACTCAAGATGGAGGAGTTGGATTCGATTATCGGCTACACATGGCGATTGCTGACAAATGGATTGAGCTTCTCAA GAAGAAAGATGAAGAGTGGAAAATGGGTGATATCATTCACACACTCACAAACAGAAGGTGGTCCGAAAAATGTGTAGCTTATGCAGAGAGTCATGACCAAGCCTTGGTTGGAGACAAGACGATCGCTTTTTGGTTGATGGACAAG GATATGTATGACTTTATGGCTTTGGAGGGACCATCTACGCCGGTTATAGATCGCGGCATTGCGTTACACAAAATGATTAGGCTTATTACAATGAGCCTTGGTGGTGAAGGATACTTGAACTTTATGGGGAATGAATTTGGCCACCCTG AGTGGATTGATTTTCCAAGGGAAGCTCAACATCGTCCTGATGGAACCGTGATTCCTGGGAACAACAACAGTTTTGATAAATGCAGGCGAAGATTTGACTTG GGGGATGCAGAATATCTAAGATACCGGGGGATGCAAGAATTTGACAAGGCCATGCAGCATCTTGAAGAAAGATTTGAG TTCATGACATCGAAGCACCAATATATATCGCGAAAAAATGAAGGCGACAAGATCATAGTATTCGAAAAGGGTAACCTTGTCTTTGTCTTCAATTTTCATTGGACCAACAGCTATTCAGATTATAGAGTTGGATGCTCAAAGGCAGGGAAATACAAG ATGATCCCTTGTTTGGTGGATTCAATAGGCTCAATCACACTGCTGAATATTTTGCTTCT GAAGGATGGTACGACGACCGACCTTGTTCCTATCTAG
- the LOC112728863 gene encoding 1,4-alpha-glucan-branching enzyme 1, chloroplastic/amyloplastic isoform X3: MCLKNDWIFSQSAALIGDFNNWNPNAAVMTRNEFGVWEIFLPNNADGSPPIAHGSRVKIRMNTQSGMKDSIPAWIKYCVQAKGEIPYNGIYYDPPDEERYVFKHPQPKKPKSLRIYESHVGMSSPEPKINTYANFRDDVLPRIKRLGYNAVQIMAIQEHSYYSSFGYHVTNFFAPSSRFGTPEELKSLIDRAHELGLLVLMDIVHSHASNNTLDGLNKFDGTDSHYFHPGSRGHHPIWDSRLFNYGSWEVLRFLLSNARWWLEEYKFDGFRFDGVTSMMYTHHGLQASFTGDYSEYFGYSTDVDAVVYLMLVNDIIHGLFPEAVTLGEDVSGMPALCIPTQDGGVGFDYRLHMAIADKWIELLKKKDEEWKMGDIIHTLTNRRWSEKCVAYAESHDQALVGDKTIAFWLMDKDMYDFMALEGPSTPVIDRGIALHKMIRLITMSLGGEGYLNFMGNEFGHPEWIDFPREAQHRPDGTVIPGNNNSFDKCRRRFDLGDAEYLRYRGMQEFDKAMQHLEERFEFMTSKHQYISRKNEGDKIIVFEKGNLVFVFNFHWTNSYSDYRVGCSKAGKYKIVLDSDDPLFGGFNRLNHTAEYFASEGWYDDRPCSYLVYTPSRTGVVYAFADG; encoded by the exons ATGTGTCTTAAAAATGATTGGATATTTTCTCAGTCAGCAGCATTAATTGGAGACTTCAACAATTGGAATCCAAATGCTGCTGTAATGACTCGG AATGAATTTGGTGTGTGGGAGATCTTCTTGCCAAACAACGCAGATGGTTCGCCACCAATTGCTCATGGATCTCGAGTCAAG ATTCGCATGAATACTCAATCCGGCATGAAGGACTCTATTCCTGCTTGGATAAAGTATTGTGTACAAGCCAAAGGTGAAATTCCATATAATGGTATATACTATGATCCACCAGATGAG GAAAGATATGTCTTCAAGCATCCACAGCCAAAGAAACCAAAATCACTTAGGATTTACGAGTCACACGTTGGAATGAGTAGTCCG GAACCTAAAATCAACACATATGCCAATTTTAGAGACGATGTACTACCTCGGATTAAAAGGCTGGGTTATAATGCTGTCCAGATTATGGCTATCCAAGAACATTCTTATTATTCTAGTTTCGG CTATCATGTTACAAATTTCTTTGCACCTAGCAGCCGTTTTGGAACTCCTGAAGAACTCAAGTCTTTGATAGACAGAGCACATGAACTAGGCCTGCTTGTTCTAATGGATATTGTACATAG CCATGCATCAAACAACACATTGGATGGACTGAACAAGTTTGATGGAACTGACAGTCATTACTTTCATCCCGGGTCACGAGGTCATCATCCGATATGGGATTCTCGCCTTTTTAACTATGGAAGCTGGGAA GTGCTAAGGTTTCTACTTTCAAATGCAAGATGGTGGCTAGAAGAATACAAGTTTGATGGGTTTCGATTCGACGGTGTCACATCAATGATGTACACTCATCATGGATTGCAG GCGTCTTTTACAGGAGATTACAGTGAGTATTTCGGATATTCAACTGATGTTGATGCTGTAGTTTACTTGATGCTGGTTAATGATATTATCCATGGACTCTTCCCTGAGGCCGTTACGCTTGGCGAAGAT GTAAGTGGAATGCCAGCACTCTGCATTCCTACTCAAGATGGAGGAGTTGGATTCGATTATCGGCTACACATGGCGATTGCTGACAAATGGATTGAGCTTCTCAA GAAGAAAGATGAAGAGTGGAAAATGGGTGATATCATTCACACACTCACAAACAGAAGGTGGTCCGAAAAATGTGTAGCTTATGCAGAGAGTCATGACCAAGCCTTGGTTGGAGACAAGACGATCGCTTTTTGGTTGATGGACAAG GATATGTATGACTTTATGGCTTTGGAGGGACCATCTACGCCGGTTATAGATCGCGGCATTGCGTTACACAAAATGATTAGGCTTATTACAATGAGCCTTGGTGGTGAAGGATACTTGAACTTTATGGGGAATGAATTTGGCCACCCTG AGTGGATTGATTTTCCAAGGGAAGCTCAACATCGTCCTGATGGAACCGTGATTCCTGGGAACAACAACAGTTTTGATAAATGCAGGCGAAGATTTGACTTG GGGGATGCAGAATATCTAAGATACCGGGGGATGCAAGAATTTGACAAGGCCATGCAGCATCTTGAAGAAAGATTTGAG TTCATGACATCGAAGCACCAATATATATCGCGAAAAAATGAAGGCGACAAGATCATAGTATTCGAAAAGGGTAACCTTGTCTTTGTCTTCAATTTTCATTGGACCAACAGCTATTCAGATTATAGAGTTGGATGCTCAAAGGCAGGGAAATACAAG ATTGTGTTGGATTCAGATGATCCCTTGTTTGGTGGATTCAATAGGCTCAATCACACTGCTGAATATTTTGCTTCT GAAGGATGGTACGACGACCGACCTTGTTCCTATCTAGTGTATACACCTTCTAGAACAGGAGTGGTGTATGCTTTTGCAGATGGATAA
- the LOC112728863 gene encoding 1,4-alpha-glucan-branching enzyme 1, chloroplastic/amyloplastic isoform X4 has protein sequence MLMLIRMNTQSGMKDSIPAWIKYCVQAKGEIPYNGIYYDPPDEERYVFKHPQPKKPKSLRIYESHVGMSSPEPKINTYANFRDDVLPRIKRLGYNAVQIMAIQEHSYYSSFGYHVTNFFAPSSRFGTPEELKSLIDRAHELGLLVLMDIVHSHASNNTLDGLNKFDGTDSHYFHPGSRGHHPIWDSRLFNYGSWEVLRFLLSNARWWLEEYKFDGFRFDGVTSMMYTHHGLQASFTGDYSEYFGYSTDVDAVVYLMLVNDIIHGLFPEAVTLGEDVSGMPALCIPTQDGGVGFDYRLHMAIADKWIELLKKKDEEWKMGDIIHTLTNRRWSEKCVAYAESHDQALVGDKTIAFWLMDKDMYDFMALEGPSTPVIDRGIALHKMIRLITMSLGGEGYLNFMGNEFGHPEWIDFPREAQHRPDGTVIPGNNNSFDKCRRRFDLGDAEYLRYRGMQEFDKAMQHLEERFEFMTSKHQYISRKNEGDKIIVFEKGNLVFVFNFHWTNSYSDYRVGCSKAGKYKIVLDSDDPLFGGFNRLNHTAEYFASEGWYDDRPCSYLVYTPSRTGVVYAFADG, from the exons ATGCTTATGCTT ATTCGCATGAATACTCAATCCGGCATGAAGGACTCTATTCCTGCTTGGATAAAGTATTGTGTACAAGCCAAAGGTGAAATTCCATATAATGGTATATACTATGATCCACCAGATGAG GAAAGATATGTCTTCAAGCATCCACAGCCAAAGAAACCAAAATCACTTAGGATTTACGAGTCACACGTTGGAATGAGTAGTCCG GAACCTAAAATCAACACATATGCCAATTTTAGAGACGATGTACTACCTCGGATTAAAAGGCTGGGTTATAATGCTGTCCAGATTATGGCTATCCAAGAACATTCTTATTATTCTAGTTTCGG CTATCATGTTACAAATTTCTTTGCACCTAGCAGCCGTTTTGGAACTCCTGAAGAACTCAAGTCTTTGATAGACAGAGCACATGAACTAGGCCTGCTTGTTCTAATGGATATTGTACATAG CCATGCATCAAACAACACATTGGATGGACTGAACAAGTTTGATGGAACTGACAGTCATTACTTTCATCCCGGGTCACGAGGTCATCATCCGATATGGGATTCTCGCCTTTTTAACTATGGAAGCTGGGAA GTGCTAAGGTTTCTACTTTCAAATGCAAGATGGTGGCTAGAAGAATACAAGTTTGATGGGTTTCGATTCGACGGTGTCACATCAATGATGTACACTCATCATGGATTGCAG GCGTCTTTTACAGGAGATTACAGTGAGTATTTCGGATATTCAACTGATGTTGATGCTGTAGTTTACTTGATGCTGGTTAATGATATTATCCATGGACTCTTCCCTGAGGCCGTTACGCTTGGCGAAGAT GTAAGTGGAATGCCAGCACTCTGCATTCCTACTCAAGATGGAGGAGTTGGATTCGATTATCGGCTACACATGGCGATTGCTGACAAATGGATTGAGCTTCTCAA GAAGAAAGATGAAGAGTGGAAAATGGGTGATATCATTCACACACTCACAAACAGAAGGTGGTCCGAAAAATGTGTAGCTTATGCAGAGAGTCATGACCAAGCCTTGGTTGGAGACAAGACGATCGCTTTTTGGTTGATGGACAAG GATATGTATGACTTTATGGCTTTGGAGGGACCATCTACGCCGGTTATAGATCGCGGCATTGCGTTACACAAAATGATTAGGCTTATTACAATGAGCCTTGGTGGTGAAGGATACTTGAACTTTATGGGGAATGAATTTGGCCACCCTG AGTGGATTGATTTTCCAAGGGAAGCTCAACATCGTCCTGATGGAACCGTGATTCCTGGGAACAACAACAGTTTTGATAAATGCAGGCGAAGATTTGACTTG GGGGATGCAGAATATCTAAGATACCGGGGGATGCAAGAATTTGACAAGGCCATGCAGCATCTTGAAGAAAGATTTGAG TTCATGACATCGAAGCACCAATATATATCGCGAAAAAATGAAGGCGACAAGATCATAGTATTCGAAAAGGGTAACCTTGTCTTTGTCTTCAATTTTCATTGGACCAACAGCTATTCAGATTATAGAGTTGGATGCTCAAAGGCAGGGAAATACAAG ATTGTGTTGGATTCAGATGATCCCTTGTTTGGTGGATTCAATAGGCTCAATCACACTGCTGAATATTTTGCTTCT GAAGGATGGTACGACGACCGACCTTGTTCCTATCTAGTGTATACACCTTCTAGAACAGGAGTGGTGTATGCTTTTGCAGATGGATAA
- the LOC112728863 gene encoding 1,4-alpha-glucan-branching enzyme 1, chloroplastic/amyloplastic isoform X5 codes for MNTQSGMKDSIPAWIKYCVQAKGEIPYNGIYYDPPDEERYVFKHPQPKKPKSLRIYESHVGMSSPEPKINTYANFRDDVLPRIKRLGYNAVQIMAIQEHSYYSSFGYHVTNFFAPSSRFGTPEELKSLIDRAHELGLLVLMDIVHSHASNNTLDGLNKFDGTDSHYFHPGSRGHHPIWDSRLFNYGSWEVLRFLLSNARWWLEEYKFDGFRFDGVTSMMYTHHGLQASFTGDYSEYFGYSTDVDAVVYLMLVNDIIHGLFPEAVTLGEDVSGMPALCIPTQDGGVGFDYRLHMAIADKWIELLKKKDEEWKMGDIIHTLTNRRWSEKCVAYAESHDQALVGDKTIAFWLMDKDMYDFMALEGPSTPVIDRGIALHKMIRLITMSLGGEGYLNFMGNEFGHPEWIDFPREAQHRPDGTVIPGNNNSFDKCRRRFDLGDAEYLRYRGMQEFDKAMQHLEERFEFMTSKHQYISRKNEGDKIIVFEKGNLVFVFNFHWTNSYSDYRVGCSKAGKYKIVLDSDDPLFGGFNRLNHTAEYFASEGWYDDRPCSYLVYTPSRTGVVYAFADG; via the exons ATGAATACTCAATCCGGCATGAAGGACTCTATTCCTGCTTGGATAAAGTATTGTGTACAAGCCAAAGGTGAAATTCCATATAATGGTATATACTATGATCCACCAGATGAG GAAAGATATGTCTTCAAGCATCCACAGCCAAAGAAACCAAAATCACTTAGGATTTACGAGTCACACGTTGGAATGAGTAGTCCG GAACCTAAAATCAACACATATGCCAATTTTAGAGACGATGTACTACCTCGGATTAAAAGGCTGGGTTATAATGCTGTCCAGATTATGGCTATCCAAGAACATTCTTATTATTCTAGTTTCGG CTATCATGTTACAAATTTCTTTGCACCTAGCAGCCGTTTTGGAACTCCTGAAGAACTCAAGTCTTTGATAGACAGAGCACATGAACTAGGCCTGCTTGTTCTAATGGATATTGTACATAG CCATGCATCAAACAACACATTGGATGGACTGAACAAGTTTGATGGAACTGACAGTCATTACTTTCATCCCGGGTCACGAGGTCATCATCCGATATGGGATTCTCGCCTTTTTAACTATGGAAGCTGGGAA GTGCTAAGGTTTCTACTTTCAAATGCAAGATGGTGGCTAGAAGAATACAAGTTTGATGGGTTTCGATTCGACGGTGTCACATCAATGATGTACACTCATCATGGATTGCAG GCGTCTTTTACAGGAGATTACAGTGAGTATTTCGGATATTCAACTGATGTTGATGCTGTAGTTTACTTGATGCTGGTTAATGATATTATCCATGGACTCTTCCCTGAGGCCGTTACGCTTGGCGAAGAT GTAAGTGGAATGCCAGCACTCTGCATTCCTACTCAAGATGGAGGAGTTGGATTCGATTATCGGCTACACATGGCGATTGCTGACAAATGGATTGAGCTTCTCAA GAAGAAAGATGAAGAGTGGAAAATGGGTGATATCATTCACACACTCACAAACAGAAGGTGGTCCGAAAAATGTGTAGCTTATGCAGAGAGTCATGACCAAGCCTTGGTTGGAGACAAGACGATCGCTTTTTGGTTGATGGACAAG GATATGTATGACTTTATGGCTTTGGAGGGACCATCTACGCCGGTTATAGATCGCGGCATTGCGTTACACAAAATGATTAGGCTTATTACAATGAGCCTTGGTGGTGAAGGATACTTGAACTTTATGGGGAATGAATTTGGCCACCCTG AGTGGATTGATTTTCCAAGGGAAGCTCAACATCGTCCTGATGGAACCGTGATTCCTGGGAACAACAACAGTTTTGATAAATGCAGGCGAAGATTTGACTTG GGGGATGCAGAATATCTAAGATACCGGGGGATGCAAGAATTTGACAAGGCCATGCAGCATCTTGAAGAAAGATTTGAG TTCATGACATCGAAGCACCAATATATATCGCGAAAAAATGAAGGCGACAAGATCATAGTATTCGAAAAGGGTAACCTTGTCTTTGTCTTCAATTTTCATTGGACCAACAGCTATTCAGATTATAGAGTTGGATGCTCAAAGGCAGGGAAATACAAG ATTGTGTTGGATTCAGATGATCCCTTGTTTGGTGGATTCAATAGGCTCAATCACACTGCTGAATATTTTGCTTCT GAAGGATGGTACGACGACCGACCTTGTTCCTATCTAGTGTATACACCTTCTAGAACAGGAGTGGTGTATGCTTTTGCAGATGGATAA